The following proteins come from a genomic window of Caloenas nicobarica isolate bCalNic1 chromosome 6, bCalNic1.hap1, whole genome shotgun sequence:
- the TSSK6 gene encoding testis-specific serine/threonine-protein kinase 6, whose translation MPRRSAGEKLLRELGYRLGHTLGEGSFSKVKAATSNKYKGPLAIKVVDRQRLPSTVTYKFLPRELSIMRKIRHPNIVHIFEVIELCNGKLYVVMEAAATDLLKLVQQLGKLPCVPRARDIFAQVVGAVSYLHNRDLVHRDLKCENVLLSADGRRAKLSDFGFSKEANGRPDLSTTFCGSAAYASPEVLMGIPYDAKKYDVWSLGVMLYVMVTGCLPFDDIHICRFLQRQKKGVLYPEGLPPPPQPCQALIAQLLRFCPASRPGVVQVSKNPWLRSTSE comes from the coding sequence ATGCCAAGAAGGAGCGCAGGAGAAAAGCTCCTCCGTGAGCTGGGCTACAGGCTGGGTCACACATTAGGGGAGGGCAGCTTCTCCAAGGTGAAAGCGGCCACCTCCAACAAGTACAAGGGCCCCTTGGCCATCAAGGTGGTGGACCGGCAACGGCTCCCCTCAACCGTCACGTACAAGTTTCTGCCCCGGGAGCTCTCCATCATGCGCAAGATCCGGCACCCCAACATCGTGCACATCTTTGAGGTCATTGAGCTCTGCAATGGGAAGCTCTACGTGGTGATGGAGGCAGCAGCCACCGACCTGCTGAAGCtggtgcagcagctggggaagctgccctgtgtccccagggcccgGGACATCTTTGCGCAGGTGGTGGGCGCCGTGTCCTACCTGCACAACCGCGACTTGGTGCACCGGGACCTCAAGTGCGAGAATGTGCTGCTCAGCGCTGATGGCCGCCGGGCCAAGCTCAGTGACTTTGGGTTTAGCAAGGAGGCCAACGGCCGCCCGGACCTGAGCACCACGTTCTGTGGGTCAGCAGCCTATGCGTCCCCAGAGGTGCTGATGGGCATCCCCTACGACGCCAAGAAGTACGACGTGTGGAGCCTGGGAGTGATGCTCTACGTGATGGTGACCGGTTGCCTGCCCTTTGACGACATCCACATCTGCAGGTTTCTCCAGCGGCAGAAGAAAGGGGTGCTGTACCCCGAGGGGCTGCCCCCgccaccacagccctgccaagCCCTCATTGCCCAACTGCTGCGGTTCTGCCCGGCCTCTCGGCCCGGCGTGGTGCAGGTGTCCAAGAACCCCTGGCTGAGGAGCACATCAGAGTGA